From the genome of Bombus huntii isolate Logan2020A chromosome 14, iyBomHunt1.1, whole genome shotgun sequence, one region includes:
- the LOC126873331 gene encoding uncharacterized protein LOC126873331 isoform X1 → MPHNLNSASVNSANTAPNHQAYNQQPCHRQNGDGLQPEKEPVEFDTSHLRGAPAEVEALVHNIKEVAQQFLYHWRTFPIILPPALSTCTEGEDTLARKKHHLKDLFVAPSFDELDSVAVDSKGEPRRLTKKQLESISKRGFQKEKYGKPKKLNATQLESIRRCGEFEVDSINFAGQTHRWRLSGLLQRGRDRRRDALLRDLALATRFLVVTAKARLVSHCFSVSQSLKALLTGLLRLLDIIIGVPSLQAHNLDAKIREERCRYLVAELVCRPEYEDSLELLCGFVRKQLRRATMEKFEVERELSQLLPIPVPFVFGTPAGAVVDLRLFSRDIIRKALPILVAILERETRGWFLHFRERLISELRARKKPDEEIEREVNEAVMREYLQRVFSNILSHPDILDLGNGIAQLLVQQAQSVVLMHRAVKNVQRKLLQTKEALKCHIENEHPVLSRIEPWMRDRMREVEEKFIEECEWSAHEEALTLCTHQNLQQTVYFLNRDLTFMKEREPVLLKELRKVKTPTRSFQWPTQIWLPKNWIIRRNFQGQSEIIPTVLSNTPTSITTPRADPSQPVFLVEREIVHTTTTRWPMWRWINYVARTWCWTWNAMFLLGVAVPWCSPVSIRALLLVQPFTPDLELSQLNGTLFPRKSSQMPTLCSRLIALWRHISKSRTHFETEPDTGFIGKGMTRHLNRLWNYGVKGLLGTLIILFVFPVVCIVTSLGSLLIALTAVLWMPLITLALHAFMALIMDLDSPEPSRNRYLVIMEALVWNIGTQGCLQPIAALIVALVLCPIISFVILTVAVIRYWIRVVWDTTMFHLVIKNRGRIPASDSFVVKRIAGPGLTSDYYYQIRPEQALAAFEAKLELDELLAFQQETERLITQPQRDFTQFVEACFGPFAASLAKTKDPYKSLEKEAKDLIAVLHEKLDRRRKNLQTGLGMVVRSKIKLTTFDLKVVIQQGALMLERLYPSHVFARLSGNEEDFWENKGLSVGDWAGLAGLMYADIFSLNFLQPLDDADTKFRLEPHPGVDLSRYTDMVHSTEIGGTNGPDLLGAVYAPRGNIQVYSPYLEVSAFNPRAKQTSNSRKSDKRCDTGGLLTSTKIRRRTTSTNGTTETRWQPWKRQIRPYSAEKLLIPLPIPHPAHIAVTIHNRDSENPIPLDSELCQNILKAIEESPGEMSTEYVSRYRGAADSSFDSVASHSSISIETGLDKDNDTQGTTNTDKEGETYHWTLSNWGGGMTRRRNNSGSIKVDLASPEDVTLDTDTTRVMFSTYGTTV, encoded by the exons ATGCCCCACAATTTGAATTCCGCTTCCGTCAACTCCGCCAACACGGCACCGAATCACCAGGCCTACAACCAACAACCTTGTCACCGACAGAATGGAGATGGACTTCAGCCCGAG AAAGAGCCGGTGGAGTTCGATACGTCTCATTTGCGTGGTGCGCCGGCCGAGGTCGAGGCACTGGTGCACAACATCAAAGAAGTTGCGCAACAATTCCTCTATCACTGGAGAACATTCCCTATCATCCTTCCACCGGCACTGTCCACTTGTACGGAGGGCGAAGACACGCTTGCGAGAAAGAAACACCACCTGAAGGATCTGTTCGTCGCGCCCAGCTTCGACGAATTAGACTCAGTCGCCGTAGACAGCAAGGGTGAACCAAGGAGATTGACCAAAAAGCAGCTGGAAAGCATCAGCAAACGAGG CTTTCAGAAGGAGAAGTACGGAAAACCGAAGAAGCTGAATGCCACTCAATTGGAGAGCATTCGAAGATGCGG GGAATTCGAGGTAGACTCGATCAATTTCGCTGGGCAGACACACCGATGGAGATTGAGCGGACTTCTTCAGCGTGGACGAGACAGAAGACGAGATGCATTGCTTCGGGATCTCGCTTTGGCAACTAGATTCCTTGTAGTTACGGCGAAAGCCAGACTGGTCTCCCATTGCTTCAGTGTTTCGCAATCTCTGAAAGCTTTACTAACAGGGCTGTTACGGCTTCTTG aTATTATAATTGGCGTACCATCGCTTCAAGCACATAATTTGGATGCTAAAATCAGGGAGGAGCGATGTCGGTACTTGGTTGCCGAATTAGTGTGCAGG CCTGAATATGAAGATTCTCTGGAACTTCTATGTGGTTTTGTACGAAAACAGCTTCGGCGAGCGACGATGGAGAAATTCGAAGTGGAAAGAGAATTATCACAACTATTACCTATCCCGGTTCCTTTCGTATTTGGAACACCCGCTGGAGCAGTGGTTGATCTTAGATTATTTAGCAGAGACATCATCAGGAAAGCTTTACCGATTTTAGTTGCTATTTTGGAGAGAGAGACACGAGGCTGGTTTCTTCATTTCAGAGAAAGACTGATTTCTGAGTTGAGAGCGCGGAAAAAACCGGATGAAGAGATAGAAAGA GAAGTCAACGAAGCTGTTATGCGAGAATATTTGCAACGAGTGTTCTCTAACATCTTATCGCATCCAGACATACTCGATCTCGGTAACGGAATAGCTCAACTGTTGGTTCAGCAAGCACAATCGGTCGTGTTAATGCATCGAGCAGTGAAAAATGTGCAGCGTAAACTATTGCAAACGAAAGAAGCGTTGAAATGCCATATAGAAAACGAACATCCAGTTTTGTCGCGAATAGAACCATGGATGCGCGATAGAATGAGAGAAGTTGAGGAGAAGTTCATCGAAGAGTGCGAATGGAGCGCACACGAAGAAGCTCTCACATTGTGCACTCATCAAAATTTACAGCAGACAGTTTACTTTCTTAATCGTGATTTAACATTTATGAAAGAG CGTGAACCAGTCCTGTTGAAAGAATTGCGCAAAGTTAAAACACCCACGAGGAGCTTCCAATGGCCGACACAGATATGGCTTCCAAAAAACTGGATTATCAGACGCAATTTTCAAGGCCAGTCTGAAATCATACCAACGGTGCTGAGCAATACTCCGACATCTATCACGACACCTCGCGCAGATCCGAGTCAGCCTGTCTTTTTAGTTGAAAGGGAGATTGTACACACAACTACAACAAG ATGGCCTATGTGGCGTTGGATTAATTACGTAGCCAGGACGTGGTGTTGGACTTGGAATGCAATGTTTCTATTAGGCGTGGCAGTGCCGTGGTGTAGTCCAGTCTCCATACGAGCTTTGCTACTCGTACAACCCTTTACTCCCGATCTAGAATTGAGTCAATTGAATGGAACCCTGTTTCCTAGAAAGTCGTCTCAAATGCCCACTCTTTGTTCTCGGTTGATAGCACTTTGGAGACATATTAGTAAAAGTCGGACACATTTTGAAACAGAACCGGACACtg GATTTATTGGAAAAGGAATGACAAGGCATTTAAATAGATTATGGAACTATGGTGTTAAAGGTCTTCTAGGAAcacttattatattatttgtttttccTGTCGTCTGTATAGTCACGAGTTTAGGATCGCTTCTTATTGCACTTACTGCAGTTTTATG GATGCCTTTAATTACCTTAGCGTTGCATGCATTTATGGCACTCATAATGGATTTGGATAGTCCAGAACCAAGTAGAAATCGATATTTGGTCATCATGGAAGCATTAGTTTGGAATATCGGTACACAAGGCTGTCTACAACCAATCGCGGCGTTAATTGTAGCTCTTGTTTTGTGTcctattatttcttttgtgaTACTTACag TTGCTGTGATACGTTACTGGATTAGAGTGGTCTGGGACACGACTATGTTCCATTTAGTAATAAAGAACAGGGGTCGTATACCGGCCAGTGATAGTTTTGTGGTTAAAAGAATAGCTGGACCAGGACTAACTTctgattattattatcaa ATTAGGCCTGAACAAGCTTTAGCTGCATTCGAGGCGAAACTAGAGTTAGACGAATTGTTAGCTTTCCAACAAGAGACAGAACGATTAATTACACAACCTCAGAGGGATTTCACTCAATTTGTAGAAGCCTGTTTTGGCCCATTCGCTGCTAGCCTTGCCAAAACAAAAGATCCGTACAAATCGTTAGAAAAGGAAGCCAAAGATCTGATCGCCGTATTACACGAAAAATTAGACAGACGTAGAAAAAATTTGCAGACTGGTCTTGGAATGGTCGtaagaagtaaaataaaacTTACTACCTTTGATCTAAAG GTGGTAATACAACAAGGGGCACTTATGTTAGAACGCCTTTATCCCAGTCATGTGTTCGCGAGATTATCAGGGAATGAAGAGGATTTCTGGGAGAACAAAGGTTTAAGTGTCGGTGACTGGGCTGGTTTAGCTGGCCTCATGTACGCAGATATTTTCAGTTTAAATTTCCTTCAACCTCTCGATGACGCAGATACGAAATTCAGGCTAGAACCTCATCCTGGAGTCGATTTATCACGTTACACAGATATGGTTCATAGCACAGAAATCGGCGGAACTAATGGGCCAGATTTGCTCGGCGCAGTTTATGCACCACGTGGAAATATACAAGTGTATAGTCCGTACCTAGAGGTCTCAGCTTTTAACCCACGCGCTAAACAGACTAGTAATAGCAGGAAATCAGATAAGCGATG TGATACTGGAGGACTTTTAACATCGACAAAAATTAGAAGACGCACAACGTCCACAAATGGTACAACAGAGACACGCTGGCAGCCGTGGAAGCGGCAAATTCGTCCTTACAGTGCAGAAAAGTTGCTTATTCCACTTCCTATTCCGCATCCAGCACACATAGCTGTTACCATTCATAATCGCGATTCCGAAAATCCGATTCCCCTCGATTCGGAACTTTGTCAGAATATATTGAAAGCAATCGAAGAGTCGCCCGGTGAAATGTCTACTGAATATGTTAGTCGTTATAGAGGGGCTGCAGATTCTAGTTTCGATTCGGTAGCTTCACATTCTTCGATTTCTATTGAAACTGGCTTAGACAAAGATAACGATACTCAGGGAACGACAAACACCGATAAAGAGGGCGAAACTTATCATTGGACGCTGTCGAATTGGGGTGGTGGCATGACTAGGAGAAGAAACAATTCTGGATCTATAAAGGTCGATCTTGCATCTCCCGAAGACGTTACTCTGGACACAGATACCACTAGAGTGATGTTCAGTACGTACGGAACAACTGTTTGA
- the LOC126873331 gene encoding uncharacterized protein LOC126873331 isoform X2: MPHNLNSASVNSANTAPNHQAYNQQPCHRQNGDGLQPEKEPVEFDTSHLRGAPAEVEALVHNIKEVAQQFLYHWRTFPIILPPALSTCTEGEDTLARKKHHLKDLFVAPSFDELDSVAVDSKGEPRRLTKKQLESISKRGEFEVDSINFAGQTHRWRLSGLLQRGRDRRRDALLRDLALATRFLVVTAKARLVSHCFSVSQSLKALLTGLLRLLDIIIGVPSLQAHNLDAKIREERCRYLVAELVCRPEYEDSLELLCGFVRKQLRRATMEKFEVERELSQLLPIPVPFVFGTPAGAVVDLRLFSRDIIRKALPILVAILERETRGWFLHFRERLISELRARKKPDEEIEREVNEAVMREYLQRVFSNILSHPDILDLGNGIAQLLVQQAQSVVLMHRAVKNVQRKLLQTKEALKCHIENEHPVLSRIEPWMRDRMREVEEKFIEECEWSAHEEALTLCTHQNLQQTVYFLNRDLTFMKEREPVLLKELRKVKTPTRSFQWPTQIWLPKNWIIRRNFQGQSEIIPTVLSNTPTSITTPRADPSQPVFLVEREIVHTTTTRWPMWRWINYVARTWCWTWNAMFLLGVAVPWCSPVSIRALLLVQPFTPDLELSQLNGTLFPRKSSQMPTLCSRLIALWRHISKSRTHFETEPDTGFIGKGMTRHLNRLWNYGVKGLLGTLIILFVFPVVCIVTSLGSLLIALTAVLWMPLITLALHAFMALIMDLDSPEPSRNRYLVIMEALVWNIGTQGCLQPIAALIVALVLCPIISFVILTVAVIRYWIRVVWDTTMFHLVIKNRGRIPASDSFVVKRIAGPGLTSDYYYQIRPEQALAAFEAKLELDELLAFQQETERLITQPQRDFTQFVEACFGPFAASLAKTKDPYKSLEKEAKDLIAVLHEKLDRRRKNLQTGLGMVVRSKIKLTTFDLKVVIQQGALMLERLYPSHVFARLSGNEEDFWENKGLSVGDWAGLAGLMYADIFSLNFLQPLDDADTKFRLEPHPGVDLSRYTDMVHSTEIGGTNGPDLLGAVYAPRGNIQVYSPYLEVSAFNPRAKQTSNSRKSDKRCDTGGLLTSTKIRRRTTSTNGTTETRWQPWKRQIRPYSAEKLLIPLPIPHPAHIAVTIHNRDSENPIPLDSELCQNILKAIEESPGEMSTEYVSRYRGAADSSFDSVASHSSISIETGLDKDNDTQGTTNTDKEGETYHWTLSNWGGGMTRRRNNSGSIKVDLASPEDVTLDTDTTRVMFSTYGTTV, encoded by the exons ATGCCCCACAATTTGAATTCCGCTTCCGTCAACTCCGCCAACACGGCACCGAATCACCAGGCCTACAACCAACAACCTTGTCACCGACAGAATGGAGATGGACTTCAGCCCGAG AAAGAGCCGGTGGAGTTCGATACGTCTCATTTGCGTGGTGCGCCGGCCGAGGTCGAGGCACTGGTGCACAACATCAAAGAAGTTGCGCAACAATTCCTCTATCACTGGAGAACATTCCCTATCATCCTTCCACCGGCACTGTCCACTTGTACGGAGGGCGAAGACACGCTTGCGAGAAAGAAACACCACCTGAAGGATCTGTTCGTCGCGCCCAGCTTCGACGAATTAGACTCAGTCGCCGTAGACAGCAAGGGTGAACCAAGGAGATTGACCAAAAAGCAGCTGGAAAGCATCAGCAAACGAGG GGAATTCGAGGTAGACTCGATCAATTTCGCTGGGCAGACACACCGATGGAGATTGAGCGGACTTCTTCAGCGTGGACGAGACAGAAGACGAGATGCATTGCTTCGGGATCTCGCTTTGGCAACTAGATTCCTTGTAGTTACGGCGAAAGCCAGACTGGTCTCCCATTGCTTCAGTGTTTCGCAATCTCTGAAAGCTTTACTAACAGGGCTGTTACGGCTTCTTG aTATTATAATTGGCGTACCATCGCTTCAAGCACATAATTTGGATGCTAAAATCAGGGAGGAGCGATGTCGGTACTTGGTTGCCGAATTAGTGTGCAGG CCTGAATATGAAGATTCTCTGGAACTTCTATGTGGTTTTGTACGAAAACAGCTTCGGCGAGCGACGATGGAGAAATTCGAAGTGGAAAGAGAATTATCACAACTATTACCTATCCCGGTTCCTTTCGTATTTGGAACACCCGCTGGAGCAGTGGTTGATCTTAGATTATTTAGCAGAGACATCATCAGGAAAGCTTTACCGATTTTAGTTGCTATTTTGGAGAGAGAGACACGAGGCTGGTTTCTTCATTTCAGAGAAAGACTGATTTCTGAGTTGAGAGCGCGGAAAAAACCGGATGAAGAGATAGAAAGA GAAGTCAACGAAGCTGTTATGCGAGAATATTTGCAACGAGTGTTCTCTAACATCTTATCGCATCCAGACATACTCGATCTCGGTAACGGAATAGCTCAACTGTTGGTTCAGCAAGCACAATCGGTCGTGTTAATGCATCGAGCAGTGAAAAATGTGCAGCGTAAACTATTGCAAACGAAAGAAGCGTTGAAATGCCATATAGAAAACGAACATCCAGTTTTGTCGCGAATAGAACCATGGATGCGCGATAGAATGAGAGAAGTTGAGGAGAAGTTCATCGAAGAGTGCGAATGGAGCGCACACGAAGAAGCTCTCACATTGTGCACTCATCAAAATTTACAGCAGACAGTTTACTTTCTTAATCGTGATTTAACATTTATGAAAGAG CGTGAACCAGTCCTGTTGAAAGAATTGCGCAAAGTTAAAACACCCACGAGGAGCTTCCAATGGCCGACACAGATATGGCTTCCAAAAAACTGGATTATCAGACGCAATTTTCAAGGCCAGTCTGAAATCATACCAACGGTGCTGAGCAATACTCCGACATCTATCACGACACCTCGCGCAGATCCGAGTCAGCCTGTCTTTTTAGTTGAAAGGGAGATTGTACACACAACTACAACAAG ATGGCCTATGTGGCGTTGGATTAATTACGTAGCCAGGACGTGGTGTTGGACTTGGAATGCAATGTTTCTATTAGGCGTGGCAGTGCCGTGGTGTAGTCCAGTCTCCATACGAGCTTTGCTACTCGTACAACCCTTTACTCCCGATCTAGAATTGAGTCAATTGAATGGAACCCTGTTTCCTAGAAAGTCGTCTCAAATGCCCACTCTTTGTTCTCGGTTGATAGCACTTTGGAGACATATTAGTAAAAGTCGGACACATTTTGAAACAGAACCGGACACtg GATTTATTGGAAAAGGAATGACAAGGCATTTAAATAGATTATGGAACTATGGTGTTAAAGGTCTTCTAGGAAcacttattatattatttgtttttccTGTCGTCTGTATAGTCACGAGTTTAGGATCGCTTCTTATTGCACTTACTGCAGTTTTATG GATGCCTTTAATTACCTTAGCGTTGCATGCATTTATGGCACTCATAATGGATTTGGATAGTCCAGAACCAAGTAGAAATCGATATTTGGTCATCATGGAAGCATTAGTTTGGAATATCGGTACACAAGGCTGTCTACAACCAATCGCGGCGTTAATTGTAGCTCTTGTTTTGTGTcctattatttcttttgtgaTACTTACag TTGCTGTGATACGTTACTGGATTAGAGTGGTCTGGGACACGACTATGTTCCATTTAGTAATAAAGAACAGGGGTCGTATACCGGCCAGTGATAGTTTTGTGGTTAAAAGAATAGCTGGACCAGGACTAACTTctgattattattatcaa ATTAGGCCTGAACAAGCTTTAGCTGCATTCGAGGCGAAACTAGAGTTAGACGAATTGTTAGCTTTCCAACAAGAGACAGAACGATTAATTACACAACCTCAGAGGGATTTCACTCAATTTGTAGAAGCCTGTTTTGGCCCATTCGCTGCTAGCCTTGCCAAAACAAAAGATCCGTACAAATCGTTAGAAAAGGAAGCCAAAGATCTGATCGCCGTATTACACGAAAAATTAGACAGACGTAGAAAAAATTTGCAGACTGGTCTTGGAATGGTCGtaagaagtaaaataaaacTTACTACCTTTGATCTAAAG GTGGTAATACAACAAGGGGCACTTATGTTAGAACGCCTTTATCCCAGTCATGTGTTCGCGAGATTATCAGGGAATGAAGAGGATTTCTGGGAGAACAAAGGTTTAAGTGTCGGTGACTGGGCTGGTTTAGCTGGCCTCATGTACGCAGATATTTTCAGTTTAAATTTCCTTCAACCTCTCGATGACGCAGATACGAAATTCAGGCTAGAACCTCATCCTGGAGTCGATTTATCACGTTACACAGATATGGTTCATAGCACAGAAATCGGCGGAACTAATGGGCCAGATTTGCTCGGCGCAGTTTATGCACCACGTGGAAATATACAAGTGTATAGTCCGTACCTAGAGGTCTCAGCTTTTAACCCACGCGCTAAACAGACTAGTAATAGCAGGAAATCAGATAAGCGATG TGATACTGGAGGACTTTTAACATCGACAAAAATTAGAAGACGCACAACGTCCACAAATGGTACAACAGAGACACGCTGGCAGCCGTGGAAGCGGCAAATTCGTCCTTACAGTGCAGAAAAGTTGCTTATTCCACTTCCTATTCCGCATCCAGCACACATAGCTGTTACCATTCATAATCGCGATTCCGAAAATCCGATTCCCCTCGATTCGGAACTTTGTCAGAATATATTGAAAGCAATCGAAGAGTCGCCCGGTGAAATGTCTACTGAATATGTTAGTCGTTATAGAGGGGCTGCAGATTCTAGTTTCGATTCGGTAGCTTCACATTCTTCGATTTCTATTGAAACTGGCTTAGACAAAGATAACGATACTCAGGGAACGACAAACACCGATAAAGAGGGCGAAACTTATCATTGGACGCTGTCGAATTGGGGTGGTGGCATGACTAGGAGAAGAAACAATTCTGGATCTATAAAGGTCGATCTTGCATCTCCCGAAGACGTTACTCTGGACACAGATACCACTAGAGTGATGTTCAGTACGTACGGAACAACTGTTTGA